The DNA segment GCTCTCACACAAACTTAACAATATCTGCCACATCATACATCAACACAATTACAGTGAGCCACTGCTGATTGTGGGCTCCAATGTTGACCAAAACACCGTGTTCCATGATTATTATTGTGGTGGAAAACAAAATGTTACTTCAATGCTAGGTTGATTAGCTTTGAAACTATTAATGAacctaatttaatattttatagaatattgTAATGTAGCCTCAGCCCTGAGAAGGAGCCAATTATGTGGGGAGATGATATCTAAAGTGAAGGAAAAAAGAGTTATTTTGTTTCACAGTACTATGTGTGGAAGAacagtttttattctttcataaatTTAGCTGCCATTCATTCAATTAAAAGTTAAGAAATTCATGAAGGAGAAAAGGCCTTGCGTATTaatagacttcttttttttaagagccCCTTTGAAGGCTCTGTTCTTaattaagcttttagacttttgtcCCCAATGGTATTGGTCCAAAAACTTAATGAAATGTATCTCTAGGTTCCATAGGAATGAAACAACACTGAGAACCAACTCCCTTGAGAATTAGATGCCAGAATATTACAAGACGGGGTCCTAGAAAATCACCTTTGCACACAAAAGGGAGTAGAACAAGTCCAAGGGAAAGTGAGTTCCGAGGTGAAACACATTTGTATGCATACATACTTTAGAAACTAATTAAGTATTGGGATTTCTAAactatgtatgcatgcatattatTTTTGGAGTGTAGGTGGCATTTTTGGCATAAAGTAATGTCCTTTCtaagaatcaattaaaaatttattatgtgggggagtattttgcctgcatatacgtttgcccaccatgtgtgtgcctggtgttcacagaggccagaaaagggtatcaaatcccctgggtgtggagttacagaccgttgtgagccaccctgtgaatgctgggaaccaaacctgggtcttctggaagtacaatcagtgctcttaactactgaggtgtctctctctatatattgcCCTGTAAGGTAATGTTCTTAATTCAAGTACATGGATTTTTCTGCAGAAAATAGTAACATTTATAATGGATTTATCAAAATAAGGCTTTcagtgctgggaagatggttcttTGCTGTGCAAGAGAGAGAACTGTGTTTcagaccccagaacccacagaaagccAGGAGGGTATAGCAGCCTAACTGGTGTCTCAGCGTGTGGGAGGGTGCTAGACTGTGAGCAATCATGACTCAGACCGTAAGGTGGAAAGTAACTGATGGAGACACCTGCTGTTGTCAACCTCAGGCATCCACATGCATCCCccctgcacaccacacacacacacacacacacacacacacacacacacatacacacatacaccacaccacacataccacacacataccccaccacacacaccacacacacaaactatacatacacacacaccacaccacacatatcacactcacatacatacacacacaccacatgccacacacacacacacattttttatatatatatgttacgcCACTTAATAGTAGTGCTGTTTACAGGTTCATAGTTGTacaaggcaaagacaggcagaaccTGCAGACATTGTGCCAAGGACATTGTCTCTTGTTTGAGAAGAGTAACAGTTTGCTTTGAACAATCTCCCATTTCAGTATAGAGAGCTTATTGAGAACAATATTCTACAGTATTTGGTGATAGTTTATTGAGAAGTGCTTTTTTCCTGGTAAAATACTTCTaggtatttctctttcttccaatttatttgtttcaaatatttatgaagaagaaacaaaagttaCTTTCACAGAAAATCTCAACATTTTCTAaaaggatctctatgaatttcaTACTCATCATCAGTGTTTTGAGATCCAGACTCTTTGGGGGTTTATTTTCAATACAGAAGTAGCTGGTTTGATGGGAAAGCACTTTGTAGAGTTAGAGGACCCAGGGAGAATCCTACAACTTGCTTATGTTTTTATCCTGTTGTTTTCAGAACTGCGATGAGTCTATTAATCTACATAGAAGTCTAGCTTGATCATTTATTAATAGATGTAGTTTTTACTAGTAAAACATGTTGGACAAATgactatttataaaatattttcaggaaaaaCCTAAAATTCTTAGGAAGTTCCAtcttttcaaattatatatatgcatttattatttGCTGACTCAGATATCATAATATAAATCTGGAATTTGTATTTGCCTATTATACAAATCCAATTTTCAAGGAAAGTCACATTGTGAAATATCAAAGATTAGGACTTCAGTATATCTTCTTTTGTAGGGCACAATTCAATCCATAactgctatctatctatctatctatctatctatctatctatctatctatctttttatttattatatttacattcTTCATGTTTTTCCATTAAAGACTcagtctttaaaatttacttgagaggcttggggagatggctcagtgggtaaagtgcttgctgcacaagcatgaggatctgagttcaggtccccagaacccctgtaaaaagccaagcatggtgggaggtgtctataatcccagctctgggtggTGAGGTGGAGATAGGAGGGTCCAGAGAATCTGACCAGTAAGTCTGGCCAATCATTGACCTCCAAGTTCAATGacagacagtgtctcaaaaacaaaaaatcagatgGATAGTGGTAGTGGAAGCTATTTGAtgttgacttctggtctccacaaatGAATGGCCCTGTGCATgcaccacccacacacaaacacgcatggTCATaccactctcacacacaaatttatttgaaaggatttttaataaattattgtatacataacaaatattttCTGCTTTGTTCCATTGAATTTTATGTATAATTTCAGAAAGTCTTAACAGTACCATGTAGTTGATGAATAAACTGAGGAACTATATGGTGGTCATCTACGTATTTATTCCAGAAAGAATTCTGTAagctttaatttgttttaaattttatgtgtatggcaggtttgtgtatgtctgtgcactgctgagccatctctccagtgtaattctggtttttttgttttgttttgttttgtttttttccccgagacagggtttctctgtgtagctttgtacctttcctggatctcattctgtagaccaggcattgttttgttttgttttgttttgttttgttttttaactactGAAATCCCCATCTCCCCCAGGTCCACTTCTATTGCAAAGTATAGTCTTTTTTAGGGCCATTTTTACATCACGGTTCCTCAAACAGTATATGATGGGGTTGAGAAGGGGAACAATGACAGTGTAGAGGACAGACACCACTTTGTTTGAATTGTAGGCATACATGAGCTTAGGACGGGCATACGTAAAAAGGGTCGTGGAGTAAAAGAGAGTTACCACTGTCAGGTGGGAGGCACAGGTGGAGAAAGCCTTTTGACGACCCTGAGCTGATGGGATCTTGAGAATGGCGATGAGGATGGTGATGTAAGATGTCACTACCACACAAAGAGGCACAGCAATGACCATGAGGGCCAAGAAGAAGTCGACCAGTTCAGCCTGGGAGGAGTCCTCACAGGAGACATTGAGGAGTGGCGAGATGTCACAGAAGTAGTGATTGATATGTGGCGTGCCACAGTAGCGCAACCGAGCTATGAAAACCATCTTAATCATGGCTGTCATGAGCCCACAGAACCAGCACCCCCCAGCCAGTATTCCACAAAGCTGGTTGGTCATAATGACAGGGTAGCGTAGTGGATTGCAAATGGCTACATAGCGATCAAAGGCCATGACAGCAAGGAGTATGTACTCAGTGCAGACAAAGGTTACAAAGAAGTAAAGTTGTGTCATACAGCCATTGAAGGAGATGCTCTTATCCTTGCTGAGGAAGTTTACCAGCATCTTGGGACTGATGACAGTGACATACCACATCTCCAGGAAAGACAGATGACTTAGAAAGAAGTACATGGGCTTGTGCAGTTGCCCGTCACTGCGGATGGCCAGGATGATGAGAAGGTTCTCTACCAGTGTCAGCAGATAGGTcaccaggaagacagagaagagcagaaactgGAAGGCAGGTCGGGTTAGAAATCCAAGCAGAATAAAATGTGTTGTTGCAGTACGATTGTCTACTTCCAGAACCTTGATGATCATGGCTGGCTGTGGGCATAGGTAAAGTCAGTCCCTTCTGTGTCCTAAGCACAGCCCTGAGATTACTTGTACTGATAACCTGCTTCTAGCGATTCATCATAATGAGAgctttcctgcctccatgtctttatttcctCTTGAATTATGAACTAGAATTCTTGAACAGCAGTTAACTTTAAGGAATTTGtattctaagttttaaaaaattagttcaaATGGTATAACTTGTCCAAGATGGCACAGCAGTGAAATCAGACCTACCATGTCCAAGCACTGTGGTTTTTCAATACATCACTGTTGGGCTTAAGGAAGTCCCTTCAGACCACCCTTTCACTAGGGCAAAGCTTTCCCATCTATAGCATGCCGAAAGAAAGCAGAAGACTCAAATACTTATTCTTTAGGTATATTTTGTATGATGACATACTAATTTCATGTCCCCATGTATCTGTAAAGTAGAGACAGTTGTACTTGTTTAATCAAAAAATATCACAAAACCTTAATAAAGCAATAGTTGATCATACTCACAGTTTAATAGCAATTAGAAGTGCAATACGAACATTCACGATCTTCTCAAAGGATAAAGGTCAATGAATAATTGGAAGGGCATTTTCTTCAATCCAATCTACTCTACAGCCATCTTGATGGGCAATTTGGCAAAAGTATAGTTAAATcccatccttgtctctgtctAGCTAAGTGACCATACTATATAAGCTTTCAAAATACAAGTTATTAGGGAGACCTTGATGTTTTATAACCATCAAATGGGATTTGGATTTAAATTCCCATAGGTATTTGCTGTTATCTTTCCAAGCTACTGTTTTTAGCCCCAAATCAACACACATTCTCTACTTTATAATTCCCTTCCAAAGGATTCACCTCATCTTACCAATaacaaaattatgaaaaacaaataagtgaaaatgTCAGTTATTGTtaatgggaaaggaggaagaaactgGAGAGTTTCCTAATTATTAGAGAACTCACCATCCTTTGGGAATAATATAAAAAAGCATTCCTGTGAGTGACACTTCCTATCTGGTAATTAAGTCAAGCAAGGGCTCTCTCTAGGATGGACTGAGACTTGCTCCAGGATCTCGGACTGGAAGTACTTCCTTGTTTTCAGCCCTTTTATGATatatcattttgtttcttttgtttttgtccaTATCTATTCCTGTTCCTCATTTCTCAACAGCTTTGTTTTTGAGGTATAGAAGACTCAGATAAAGCTATTTCCTAAGGaaatgggcagagagaggagggagggagggacggacgagggaggagagagagagagagagagagagagagagagagagagagagagagagagagagagctgtctaTCCTATCCTAACTTTCCCCCTTTTTTCATTATATTGCAGATTTAAGATGACAAAAACAGAAACTTATATTCAAATGATACATGTTTAGGGAGGAAAACACACAAATTatcataggaaaagaaaaaaaactgtcagAGAGCAGAACAAATTTAACCATTGTTTTCTGCTGaaatacaatttttctttatttttacatttatttatttgtgtgtgtgtgtgtgtgtgtgtgtgtgtgtgtgtgtgtgtgtgtatgttgaagtCTGGAAAAGTTGCATGAGTCCGTTCCATCTTTTACCTCATGgattctggaaatggaactcaAGTCATCGGATTTTAGGGCAAGTGTTTATATTCACTGAGCTATCTTATTGGCCCAGAAGATTTCTTATGCAATGCAtccccatgcacatacacaaacatggaATTGAACCTTGATGACCACAGCCTACGATTCACTACTAGAACTGTGGGGATTGTAAACAAGTGAGCTTTAAGAATCTGCCTTAGATTTTGCTTCATCATCTTTCCTTTTAACCTCTGAATTCAAGTCAAACCAACTCAAAATAATTTGTAAATCATTTACACCAGTTTTtttcctgttccttccttccttccttccttccttcctccctccctccctcccttccttcctccctcccttcctttcttttttcagagacagagttcctctgtgtagccctggctgtcctagaactctctttgtagaccaggctggcctcaagagatctgcttgcctctgcctgctgggattaaaggggtgcgccacgccaccactgcccaactaggTTAATTTCTATTAGTCCTTCTCCTCCCACATTGCCATCCAAATCATCCCTTCTCTACCAACAAGGGTTTGTGTTGCTGGTTTTTTGGTCTGTGTTAGTATGTTTATTGTTCCAGCTGGGGTCACCTcctgcaaacatttttttttttttttttaaatttcagaaaacTTCAGGCAAGGAATTATACCCTGATATCTTACCATTCTTCTGACATCGCTTACGGACTCTAAAGATCTTAGCAGACAACACAGTTGTCTAAGAATGGCTCCAGGAAAGCCTCCACCATTTCTCAGCAGCTTCACAAGGCACACAGTCATTCTTTAGATGTGTTACTTAAACGTTGTAAGACAATAGAAGATGATGGAAACAGAAGCATTTCATTTGGTTGAAGAGTCAATGAGTAAATACAAAGGGAATATTTTCATTGGAACCATGAAAATATCTTAGTCATTCGTTCTTCCTCAACACCCAACAGAAATATGAATGTCCAAACAAGTGTTCAGAATCAGAGATAAATTAACATAAAGCAAGTGGAAATATGAAACATAAAACAGTATCAGACTGTATATCCAGAGCATCTGTCTGAGCCATTTCATCCTCTGATCATGCAACTTAGCTTTGAAAGTTttagtaattgagtaaaacaagTAATTAGAAGTACAATATGGTCACATCAGGAACTTTAACCTATCATAGTAAATATGAATATAAGCTATGGACATTAAGCTATAATATtaggggccaggtggtggtggtgcatgcctttaatcccagcactcaggaggcagagccaagcaaatctctgtgagttcaaggccagcctgatctacagagtgagatccaggacaggcaccaaaacttcacagagaaactcagtcttgatgcccccccccccaaaaaaaaatcctataataTTAGATGGTATCTATCTAATTGTTGTACTTTGATGAgcaagaaaatgaatacataaaccCAGAAAGTGTTTCACCAAACACACAAAGGGTATTACTAAGGCGCCTAGGCTCCTAATCTCCAGGCTGGGCCATTTGAGTCACAGTCTAGTAGTTTCAAAGACTGGTTAGACAGCCCTTCTGGCAGGCATGAGACACAGAGTGTGCGGCTGTCATGCTCAACAACTGCCCTTCTCCAGCATCTGAGTCCCGTGCATGGCAGCATCACTACTGCTGGGGGCTGCCTCACTCTGCATATCTGAAAACACTCTGATGTCATTCCCAGTGAACCCCACAATCAGGGATTTAGGAGGAATAAATACCATGCTGACCACTTGATCTAgggaatattaaatatttatctcaTGGCCACACTGCTAGTTGCTTGCTTCTTTCAGTGACAAAGTTGAAGTGAAATGATCAAATTCCATTTTTATTGTAATTGCTTTTCATATATAAATGATACTGTATGAGTGGGGCACACCCaacatatatggagagagagggggaggcagagagtgagaaacagagagacacagagaaagagagaggagggagggagggagggagggagggagggagggagggagggagggagggagggagagagggagaaacagatggAGATAGAGAtaagggggagagagacagagagacagagagactcaggatagcctcaaacttcctgcctcagcctcctgagtgctgttatCTTTGGCATTCATGACCATCTCCTTGTCTTTCTATTTTTGATACTGAATCTAAAGTTGTACTTTTAGTTTTATTATAGCTGTGTATgagataaaaatttaagaagtaaataaagtgctgaaaTGAGAGTTCAGAGATAGGGAAGATtccataataataatattattaaattaatggtatttttgtttaaaattctttctttttaccaGATGTGATGTTTTTGGATATTGCAGTGTTCTTCCTAAAGTTAAATGGCTACATGTTGGCATAATGGCTACTTATTAATGATTATATGCCAGTCTCTAGTAATCTTTAATCCTGGCTATCTTACATACTTAATTTAATGAAATTAGTTGTATAACACAATGAGAGCTTGATAGACAAATCACCTTAacttttagctttattttaacagaattataaaaattaatgtgaATCTATtaagcatgatttttttcttaaaaatgtgtttcaCAAACTTTTACAGTTGTAAGTCTATTGCATAATTacaaatgtgtctgtgtgtgtgtgtaaagaagtAAAAAGAGAATGATAAATTTTAGCAACACAGGGTTTGGGGACTGCAGGGAACCAGATAGGTCAGAAGATTTAACTCTCTCCTAAATTTATGATCTCAATGCAAGATCAATGTTTCCATCCATCCTGTCGTGGACAGAAGATTTGGTACCTAAAAATGATAGCACCACTTAAAATACAGCTAGTCTCTGGTGGAGGTTATAGCCTTTCTCTTTGGAAAAGAGAGATTCtacatgtctgagtctgtgttcAGTTCCTGGGGTTTCTTGGGGGTACTGTTATTCTTCATCAAAGCatctgttctttgtttgtttgttttttaaattttatttctgaaatcagAATCAGGTCAACACTTAAATGCCCCATCACCCCTGTCAACATATGAACATTATGAATATCCCTCATCTCCATATATAGTCAGATTTTTAGGTCCTTAATTCTTGTGGTCATTGCATGACCCCCAGGACATTTCATGGGAGCAAGACTAGAATGTTCTGGAAAGCACTTGTGGGATTTAAGGCTTGATTTTATCCTGCAAACAGGGAAGGGAATAACACCTGCCTTCAAGGCTCTGCCTCTGATTTCCCGGTAGGGTGGCAAATGGTCCTTCCACACAGGTAATTAATGAGGCAGCCAGGGCCATGATGGGCTTGGAAAGagatctgttttgttgtttgtgaggAAACGAGGGCAGAGAAGGACTTTTACTTGGGCAAAATTCTTGAGCtaacatttatattaaaaactgCTGCATGAGCTCTGTGAGGATGGACTCGTGAAACCGTTGAGACAGAGGATCTCCAAAGTGAAGACAACTAGTGAGAGAGGGGCACCATAATCTCCTATCCTCAATCGAGTATTTCTATGTAAGTAGTCAGAGGTAGACTTAGCTATTTTAGATATTAAAGGGACAGacatttttaaacaggaaaaaaatccctGTTCCTCCAAATCAGTTTTAGGGGATACAATTCCAGTCCAGCTCTCTTTTCATGGGATACTTAGTAACCACTGTGATTCAGGGTTATAATAGAACAATTCCACTGTGTGTTTCAAGGCAGAATAATTAGCTGTCATATAGTGATCTCCTCTGCATAGTTTGGCATCTACTGAGTTAGACTTCAAAACTATATGGGGAAATACGCACATTCAACATCCCTGATCCTCTATACCCTTTGTAACTTTTCAACACCACAGCctatatttgaaataattattttccctCTAGGGGAAAGTGGTTAGATTCTATTGATCTCATTTTGAGCTCCATTAATCTGTAGCATATCCTAGGATTTCTAGTTGAATATAAATGTGACCACATGATGCATTTTTGAATAATCAACACAGTGGAAATACAGGCTTTCCTTCTATCTCCTAAGTACTATAAACTGCAACAAATAATAATCTTCTAAGAAGTTGTGAACCACAAGAAGTTCTGTATCTGGCATCTTGTTTGCTAGCTGATGCCCTTATTCAACATAaaagcatgcatgtatgtatactcaCATCTCTGGTACTCCTAATACATGTGTTCTTCTTGGTGCTGTAACATGTTGTCACATGTTTCCACcccccttgttctctctctccctcaggaGGGCATTTTGCACACCTACAGACTAGGATTTTTACTTTGCAAGTCAGTGGGTTTACAGAATACAACAGATGGATCTTTAGTAGAGCAAGTGACAGGGTAGTTTGCAAAGCCTTGTACCTGTTTCACCTAGAGTGGTTTCTCACAGGAGAACCTTGAAATAACAGAATACTCAATGCCATCTAACATCTCCTAGTCCCTCACATTTTTCATAAGGCTTGACACAGCCACTGAAGGAATCTCAGTTTAATTGCTCTGTTTGTGTGTGAAGTTTCCTCCTTACCATGCTGTGTTACTGTGCATAAAGGGCCCAATAAAGACAAaccatcctttaaaaatatatgaaataaaaattctgatCAATTTTCAATTTAAGAAGAGAAATCTCCAATTATTTCCTGCTTCTCTTTGAGAAAATAACTAAAATCTGACCGAATTCTCCTTCTGAAAACAAATGagcattggtttttttttttcaacttaccATTTTCCTAAGATGTAACTATTTTCCTGTCCTTGTTAGAGATCTCCAGACTGTTCCTAGAAAAGAGACAAAATCATgtagacaggaaggaagacaCTGTCCCTCAGCCTAGATAATTGCTGAACAAGGTTTGTTTCTTATGAGCTAGAAGAAGGCACTGAATGGGGCTATTTGTGCACGTTTCTGTCTCCAAGCTACTGGAGGAGCAGAAACCAACTCCCTCCCACCCACAGGGGACCTCTCAAGAGACACAGCCTTAAGAAATGTATTTGGCCCTTTCAGAGCTCAAGGACATCCTGAGGGGATAGTAGATTCAAAGCTAAGTGAGACCTCAGGCTACAAGAGGGACCTTAGAGTGGAAGTACATGGCCTTGTCTTTCCAATCAGACTCTGAGGGAAAAGAAGGTGGAAATAAaagtataagtgtgtgtgtgtgtgtgtgtgtgtgtgtgtgtgtgtgtgtgtgtgtgtgtgtatgtttctcttcCTGGGAAcagttttataaataataaagtcttcCAAGGATGGATGACTATAATGGAAGCCATTTAGGAAAGTATGGCATGCATTCATCCTTATTTGGAGATTTAGGTGCACGAATATACACAGATTCTCAAACATCCAACACTCAGATACCATGCTTACAATTGGTAGCTCCATACATGGCTATGTCTTTTAGGTATcagtatttgtatataaataatacatatacaaCACTCAGATGAAATCTGTATTTACAAGAAGAATTTTTGACAatgcatttgtattttttgtcttttcattttaaaatggttaCAGGAGCCCACTGGTATGGGGTTGGAAGTGTGTTCAGATGCATGTAGTGTTTTTTAGGCTCACATGCCTATATTCCCAGAGTGACTAGCTGGAGAGCCATAGACACAGCACTATTTCATAATGTAAGGAGGATCTTGGCACCCACAATGAAGGGTATCAACCAGTGCACTtttctgaagctgagaaagataAGATTAGGTCAAGAGGGGTAACTTCCTCAAATAAAAAGTTAAactctattttaaaagaataggaATTCATTTAAAGATTAGTGTTAAGTCCCAGATTACAAAAGTCCCCACCCGTATATCTAGGAGTATCTAATACTTACTCACCTTCATTTACTAATGCCATAACAGTTTTCACAAAGAAACCTTGCCCACCCAAAATGGGAATATTATGTCCTACATCTCTCAGTGGTCTTCGAGCTCATTCTTGGTTCTTTGGTGGTACTCTATATTACTGATCTATAGAAGCGTGGATCAATTAGTTAACAAATACTTGTTGAATGTCTTCTACACGTGAGAAATTTCTCTGTTTTATGCCTAGCCCTTTCATTCAAGTTTCTGCTGAAATGGTTTTACTGCTTTTAACCATTTACCAAACAATTCCGAGCCAGACTCTTCTCTACCATTAAAACACCCATAAGTGGAAAACAATGTTGATATTTTATCGATTTGATTCATCTTTCCAGTATGACAAAAAAAGTGATAGAGGTAACTGAAAATGGTGAAATGCAAAAGAGAACATGGCtttcatatgaaaacaaacaagcaaatgccTAATGGGTTCCACTGTTCCATGTGCAGCTCAGGGATGTGAACAGATTCCTGAGCTTCTCTAGATGTTACACGCTTGTCCATGAAATGCAATATTCATATCAAGCCTCAAGTTAGCATTGAGTTGTTTCTCCTAGAATGGGCTAGAGAACTAGGAGCATGATTTAAACACTACTTGCACAGCTTTGGGCAAGTTACTCGGTGTCATCTTGTGTTTTATTGTTAAAATGGTTTATTTATAGTAGTGTTTACCTCAGGATCACTGTGTATATAAAATGCTTA comes from the Onychomys torridus chromosome 11, mOncTor1.1, whole genome shotgun sequence genome and includes:
- the LOC118592762 gene encoding olfactory receptor 6Y1, whose protein sequence is MIIKVLEVDNRTATTHFILLGFLTRPAFQFLLFSVFLVTYLLTLVENLLIILAIRSDGQLHKPMYFFLSHLSFLEMWYVTVISPKMLVNFLSKDKSISFNGCMTQLYFFVTFVCTEYILLAVMAFDRYVAICNPLRYPVIMTNQLCGILAGGCWFCGLMTAMIKMVFIARLRYCGTPHINHYFCDISPLLNVSCEDSSQAELVDFFLALMVIAVPLCVVVTSYITILIAILKIPSAQGRQKAFSTCASHLTVVTLFYSTTLFTYARPKLMYAYNSNKVVSVLYTVIVPLLNPIIYCLRNRDVKMALKKTILCNRSGPGGDGDFSS